Proteins encoded in a region of the Capra hircus breed San Clemente chromosome 3, ASM170441v1, whole genome shotgun sequence genome:
- the LOC100861222 gene encoding glutathione S-transferase Mu 1: MTIILGYWDIRGLAHAIRLLLEYTDSNYEEKKYTMGDAPDYDRSQWLNEKSKLGLDFPNLPYLIDGTHKLTQSNAILRHIARKYNMCGETEEEKIRVDLLENQVMDVRLHMARICYSPDFEKLKPGYLKEIPGRMKLFSVFLGKRCWFAGNKLTYVDFLAYDILDLQRIFEPRCLDEFPNLKDFLTRFEVIPMIPPSIYVSSPAFP, encoded by the exons ATGACCATTATCCTGGGTTACTGGGACATCCGCGGA TTGGCCCACGCCATCCGCCTGCTCCTGGAGTACACAGACTCAAACTATGAGGAAAAGAAGTACACAATGGGGGACG CTCCTGACTATGACAGAAGCCAGTGGCTGAATGAAAAATCCAAGCTGGGCCTGGACTTCCCCAAT CTGCCCTACCTAATTGATGGGACTCACAAGCTAACCCAGAGTAATGCCATCCTTCGCCACATCGCTCGCAAGTACAACATGT gtggggagacagaggaggagaagatTCGAGTGGACTTATTGGAGAACCAGGTTATGGATGTCCGCTTGCACATGGCGAGGATCTGCTACAGCCCTGACTTT GAGAAACTGAAACCTGGTTACTTGAAGGAAATTCCTGGAAGAATGAAGCTCTTCTCAGTTTTTCTGGGGAAGAGGTGTTGGTTTGCAGGGAACAAG CTCACCTATGTGGATTTCCTGGCTTATGACATCCTTGATTTGCAACGCATATTTGAGCCCCGGTGCCTGGATGAATTCCCAAACCTGAAAGATTTCCTCACCCGTTTTGAGGTCATTCCCATGATCCCCCCTAGTATTTATGTCTCTTCTCCCGCCTTTCCCTGA